One genomic region from Kamptonema formosum PCC 6407 encodes:
- a CDS encoding diguanylate cyclase: protein MRPKSKADSTASFDDQSSSLTQPVLLNRIANRIRQSLELGEILSATVAEVRSFLGTDRIKIYQFQPEGHGLVIAESIYEDRLPSLYGLNFPADDIPTYARELFLRARQRTIIDLSTHQIGISALDSVETGEPLETQDIRYRPIDPCHLEYLIAMGVKSSVVVPIVIETASRSESELPSLQSNQHLWGLLVSHHSEPRTVTEEELRFIQSVVDQVSVAIAQSILLEQVREQAKQEANINRVTAVLYTLPPVKLQAALEETVALFRGSGGRLYLPTNETQQSIELYVCGTQPEQIDRIHNRYIEENLLWQKFLTAKVHAGDSKSSSGIKPWSVEWMRAMYALSAVPWESNTNSNIWPIADIYREPLFRTLVPAFQNTQIRGVLIVPLYFGQEVVGCLTIFREDSDREIVWAGEHDPDTRQLSPRQSFAAWRQIKKEQAQSWTEADIRLAQALSELFSSAVKHYRLYGQLQTLNANLELQVQVRTAELQHSNAIANQQRAGAGILSKLQKALDVETICRTATQEVRQLLNIDRVAIYCFDADWGGGFIRNLESVSPAWTQIVLATRTVWNDSYLQETQGGRYKNHEISNVSDIYNAGLSPCHIEVLEHYCIRAFLVIPIFIGDKLWGLLGAYNHSTPRLWKDSELVFTNQFAAHLGAVLDRKQAEIDLLEAKEQFELALRASHDGFWDWDLVTGEMYYSPRWKEMLGYDDSELPNSPETWKALIFDEDYPLTLQLIEDYNTGKVDQFLMTQRFYHKDGSTVYILSQAIHVKDENERVVRMIGAHSDVTKMVKIQEAMETSKMQLASVLNSSLDGIMAFRSVRNKAGEIQDFEWLLANPAACEMINRKPEDLIGKYLLEEMPGNLEEGLFERYIQVVETGTMMDREFCYDRDGLNSWFQNIAVKLGDGFVVTFRNVTNIKRSEQALQEANRQLEERVGELNQRNSEMVLLSEISDFLQACLTIKEASATIATLVQSLFPECSGGIFITANSRNRLEIVTSWGNPLYSETIFHPKDCWALRRGRVHWMGSDRHELICNHINHKDPPAESLCIPMIAQGETLGLLYLCTTAPHTISESKQRLARTVAEQVGMAIANLTLRETLQNQSIRDPLTGLFNRRYLEEFLTKEIDRAQRNHYSIGIIMLDIDNFKQFNDTLGHEAGDFVLQEIGYLLKKMIRVSDVACRYGGEEMTVILPESSLEDTYIKAEELREAIAQLKLNYNGKRLEGLTASCGVACFPDRGTTGNAVIIAADAALYQAKGSGRNKVIVAKK, encoded by the coding sequence ATGAGACCAAAGAGCAAAGCAGATTCAACAGCAAGCTTTGACGACCAATCATCAAGTCTCACACAGCCAGTGTTGCTAAATCGGATCGCTAACCGCATTCGTCAATCCTTAGAACTAGGGGAAATTCTGTCAGCGACAGTTGCAGAAGTGCGTTCATTTTTGGGAACAGATCGCATCAAAATTTATCAGTTTCAGCCTGAAGGTCACGGACTGGTAATCGCAGAGTCGATTTATGAAGATCGCCTACCCTCCCTATACGGTTTAAATTTTCCTGCCGATGATATTCCTACTTATGCTAGAGAATTATTCTTGCGAGCCCGCCAGCGCACAATTATCGATCTAAGCACCCATCAAATTGGTATTAGTGCCTTGGACTCAGTAGAAACTGGAGAACCTTTAGAAACGCAAGATATTCGCTATCGTCCGATTGACCCCTGCCACCTGGAGTATCTAATAGCGATGGGGGTAAAATCTTCTGTGGTAGTACCAATTGTCATCGAAACGGCAAGCAGGAGTGAGTCGGAACTACCGTCTCTACAATCTAATCAGCATCTCTGGGGATTGCTGGTATCGCACCATTCAGAACCGCGAACTGTGACTGAAGAGGAATTAAGGTTTATTCAGTCAGTTGTAGATCAAGTATCAGTGGCGATCGCGCAATCAATTTTATTAGAACAAGTCCGGGAACAAGCCAAACAAGAAGCTAATATCAACCGCGTTACAGCAGTGCTCTACACCCTGCCACCAGTTAAACTACAAGCGGCGCTGGAGGAAACAGTTGCTTTGTTTCGCGGATCGGGAGGCCGACTATATTTACCCACAAACGAAACCCAGCAAAGCATTGAGTTGTACGTCTGTGGTACCCAACCAGAACAAATCGATCGCATACACAATCGATACATTGAGGAGAATTTGCTCTGGCAGAAATTCCTCACCGCCAAAGTGCACGCCGGCGATAGCAAATCTAGTTCAGGCATCAAGCCTTGGTCAGTGGAATGGATGCGAGCGATGTATGCCTTGTCAGCCGTTCCCTGGGAATCAAATACCAACTCAAATATCTGGCCAATTGCCGACATCTATCGGGAACCCCTATTTCGTACCCTGGTTCCCGCCTTTCAAAACACCCAAATTCGGGGGGTGCTGATCGTACCGCTTTACTTTGGGCAAGAAGTAGTGGGCTGTTTGACTATTTTTCGAGAAGATAGCGATCGCGAAATAGTCTGGGCGGGCGAACACGATCCCGATACCCGCCAACTGTCACCGCGCCAATCCTTTGCAGCATGGCGGCAAATTAAGAAAGAACAAGCACAGTCTTGGACAGAGGCCGACATTCGACTGGCTCAAGCCTTGTCCGAACTTTTTTCTAGCGCCGTGAAACATTACAGGCTCTACGGACAGCTACAAACCCTAAATGCCAATCTGGAGTTACAGGTACAAGTACGAACAGCAGAGTTACAACATTCAAATGCGATCGCCAATCAACAGCGAGCAGGGGCAGGCATCCTTTCCAAACTGCAAAAAGCATTGGATGTAGAAACGATTTGTCGTACAGCAACCCAGGAAGTACGGCAGTTATTAAACATAGATCGGGTTGCTATTTACTGCTTCGATGCTGACTGGGGTGGGGGATTTATCAGAAATCTTGAATCCGTCAGTCCCGCATGGACGCAGATCGTACTAGCAACCAGAACGGTCTGGAATGATAGCTATTTACAGGAAACTCAAGGCGGTCGCTACAAAAACCATGAAATTTCTAATGTAAGTGATATCTACAACGCTGGACTTTCTCCCTGCCATATCGAAGTTCTCGAACATTATTGCATTCGAGCTTTTCTGGTTATACCCATCTTTATCGGAGACAAACTCTGGGGACTGCTAGGAGCCTATAACCATAGCACCCCGCGCCTATGGAAAGATTCGGAATTAGTATTTACTAATCAATTTGCTGCCCATTTAGGCGCTGTCTTGGATCGCAAGCAGGCAGAAATTGATTTACTCGAAGCCAAAGAACAATTTGAATTAGCTCTTCGTGCTTCCCATGATGGCTTTTGGGATTGGGATTTAGTAACTGGTGAAATGTATTATTCACCGCGCTGGAAAGAGATGCTGGGCTATGATGATAGCGAGCTACCTAACTCACCTGAAACATGGAAAGCTCTAATTTTTGATGAAGATTACCCCCTCACTCTTCAGTTAATTGAAGACTACAATACTGGAAAAGTCGATCAGTTTTTAATGACTCAAAGGTTCTATCACAAAGATGGTTCTACTGTTTATATTCTTTCTCAGGCAATCCATGTTAAAGATGAAAACGAGCGCGTAGTTCGCATGATTGGCGCACATTCTGATGTTACCAAAATGGTGAAAATTCAGGAAGCGATGGAAACATCGAAAATGCAGTTAGCCAGTGTTTTAAATAGCTCTTTGGACGGAATTATGGCGTTTCGATCCGTGAGAAATAAAGCGGGTGAGATCCAAGACTTTGAATGGCTGTTGGCAAATCCTGCTGCTTGCGAAATGATTAATCGCAAGCCTGAAGACTTAATTGGGAAATACTTACTAGAAGAAATGCCGGGAAACCTGGAGGAAGGACTATTCGAGCGATACATCCAGGTAGTTGAAACAGGCACGATGATGGATCGTGAGTTTTGCTACGATCGGGATGGGTTAAATTCTTGGTTCCAAAATATTGCCGTCAAACTTGGCGATGGCTTTGTTGTCACGTTCCGAAATGTCACAAATATCAAACGCTCAGAACAGGCTCTGCAAGAGGCTAACAGGCAGCTAGAAGAGCGAGTTGGGGAACTGAATCAACGAAATAGTGAGATGGTTCTTCTCAGTGAAATTAGTGACTTTTTACAAGCCTGTTTAACAATTAAGGAAGCTTCTGCCACGATCGCAACCTTAGTGCAATCGCTGTTCCCTGAATGTTCGGGCGGTATTTTCATCACTGCCAACTCGCGCAATCGCTTGGAAATAGTGACATCGTGGGGAAATCCGCTGTATTCAGAAACTATATTCCATCCCAAAGATTGTTGGGCGCTCAGGCGCGGACGAGTGCATTGGATGGGTAGCGATCGCCACGAACTAATCTGCAACCACATTAACCATAAAGATCCTCCCGCCGAATCTCTGTGCATCCCCATGATTGCTCAAGGGGAAACGCTAGGTTTGCTATATTTGTGTACAACAGCACCCCATACGATCTCGGAATCTAAACAACGATTAGCTCGTACTGTGGCGGAACAAGTGGGAATGGCGATCGCTAACCTCACCCTGCGAGAAACTTTGCAAAATCAAAGTATCCGCGATCCGCTGACTGGTTTGTTTAATCGCCGCTATCTTGAAGAATTTCTGACGAAAGAAATTGATCGAGCGCAGCGCAATCATTATTCTATCGGCATTATTATGCTCGATATCGACAATTTCAAGCAATTCAACGATACCTTGGGGCATGAAGCTGGAGATTTTGTGCTGCAAGAAATTGGCTATCTCTTAAAAAAAATGATTCGAGTTTCAGATGTTGCTTGTCGCTATGGTGGCGAAGAAATGACCGTGATTTTGCCTGAATCCTCTCTGGAAGATACTTATATAAAAGCTGAAGAACTGCGCGAAGCGATCGCTCAACTCAAACTCAATTACAATGGAAAAAGACTTGAAGGGTTAACGGCTTCATGTGGAGTAGCCTGCTTTCCCGATCGAGGAACCACAGGTAATGCTGTGATTATAGCAGCCGATGCTGCTTTGTATCAAGCAAAGGGATCGGGAAGAAACAAAGTTATTGTTGCCAAGAAATAA
- a CDS encoding plastocyanin/azurin family copper-binding protein — MILSLVLWFAVSTVPLAFAADNSSPVGDLLRQPATEIPISLGSTSDELKFFPNLLEFQSGKRYKLVLKNPSPEKHYFTSKDFADASWTQKVEAGNVEIKGAIRELELKPGAEAEWVFVPMKSGSYNLRCTVPGHAEAGMTGKITISAPQAA, encoded by the coding sequence ATGATATTGAGCTTAGTGCTTTGGTTCGCTGTCTCTACGGTTCCTCTAGCATTTGCTGCCGATAACTCTAGTCCAGTTGGTGATTTATTGCGCCAACCCGCAACCGAAATTCCTATCAGTTTGGGCAGTACAAGTGACGAACTTAAGTTTTTTCCAAATCTCCTAGAATTTCAGTCAGGAAAGCGCTATAAATTAGTGCTGAAGAATCCTAGTCCTGAGAAACATTATTTTACTTCCAAAGACTTTGCCGATGCGAGTTGGACTCAAAAAGTCGAAGCGGGTAATGTAGAAATCAAAGGAGCAATTCGCGAATTAGAACTTAAACCGGGAGCGGAGGCAGAATGGGTATTTGTACCGATGAAGTCGGGAAGCTATAATCTTCGGTGTACGGTTCCGGGACACGCGGAAGCAGGAATGACTGGGAAAATTACTATTTCCGCTCCACAGGCGGCATAA
- the map gene encoding type I methionyl aminopeptidase: MNIFGSLLSQPAQPPQAKKRRGIEIKSPREIEIMRQAALIVATVLKEISQLVKPGMTTADLDAYAEKRIREMGATPSFKGYHGFPGSICSSINNEVVHGIPSAKKVIRAGDVLKVDTGAYYQGFHGDSCITIPVVEVTPEAAKLIRAAEAALYKGIEQVKAGAYLLDIAGAIQDCVQAHGFTVVEEFTGHGVGRNLHEEPSVFNFRTREMPNVKLRTGMTLAIEPILNAGSKYTRTLADKWTAVTVDNSLSAQFEHTVLVTDDGYEILTDRSKV; the protein is encoded by the coding sequence ATGAACATTTTTGGTAGTCTGCTTTCTCAACCGGCTCAACCCCCCCAAGCCAAAAAACGCCGAGGTATTGAGATTAAATCTCCGCGCGAAATTGAAATTATGCGGCAGGCAGCTTTGATTGTGGCAACTGTACTCAAAGAAATTTCGCAACTCGTAAAGCCGGGGATGACGACTGCCGATTTAGATGCCTACGCTGAGAAACGCATCCGCGAAATGGGGGCAACGCCAAGCTTTAAAGGCTATCACGGTTTCCCTGGCTCGATTTGTTCGAGCATTAATAACGAAGTCGTACACGGTATACCCAGTGCGAAAAAAGTGATTCGAGCGGGTGATGTTTTGAAAGTGGATACCGGAGCTTACTATCAAGGCTTTCACGGGGATTCTTGCATCACCATTCCCGTTGTTGAAGTCACTCCCGAAGCCGCCAAGTTAATCCGTGCGGCAGAAGCAGCGCTCTACAAAGGCATTGAACAAGTGAAAGCGGGAGCCTACCTGCTTGACATTGCTGGAGCGATTCAAGATTGCGTCCAAGCTCATGGTTTTACTGTAGTCGAGGAATTTACAGGTCACGGCGTGGGGCGAAATTTGCACGAAGAACCTTCTGTTTTCAACTTCCGCACCCGCGAGATGCCAAATGTTAAACTAAGAACAGGGATGACCTTGGCGATCGAGCCGATTCTGAATGCGGGTTCTAAATATACCCGGACACTGGCAGATAAGTGGACGGCTGTCACCGTTGACAACTCTCTTTCTGCTCAGTTTGAGCATACGGTGCTAGTGACGGATGATGGCTACGAAATCTTAACTGACCGCTCTAAGGTTTAG
- a CDS encoding CPP1-like family protein translates to MSEQTPYELLGVPEDASFDEVQDARGRMADQYGGDKKRMEIIEAAYDAILMDRLRQRQEGKIKVPERIRFPERAVPSSPSFAPAPAKGGPAWLQRLLDSPSLPDILWPGGVYAGLSGLSIYPGGSDSVLQLTLAVGVGSCLYFLNRKEQKFGRAVLLTVAGLIFGLVLGGILGSFVTGTLIAPEKFIALFTFVILWLVSSFLR, encoded by the coding sequence ATGAGCGAGCAAACTCCCTATGAATTGCTTGGAGTCCCTGAAGATGCTTCATTTGATGAAGTGCAAGATGCGCGGGGACGTATGGCCGATCAGTACGGCGGCGATAAAAAGCGTATGGAAATAATAGAGGCGGCTTACGATGCGATCCTGATGGATCGTTTGCGACAGCGCCAAGAAGGGAAAATTAAGGTTCCCGAACGCATCCGCTTTCCAGAGCGTGCAGTCCCATCATCTCCCAGCTTTGCTCCGGCTCCAGCTAAGGGAGGCCCGGCTTGGCTGCAACGACTGCTCGATTCTCCAAGTCTACCTGATATTTTATGGCCGGGTGGCGTATATGCGGGGCTGAGCGGTCTGAGTATTTACCCTGGCGGGAGTGACTCTGTGCTACAGCTAACTTTGGCTGTGGGTGTGGGTTCTTGCCTTTACTTTCTCAATCGCAAGGAACAAAAGTTTGGTCGAGCTGTGCTGCTAACTGTGGCTGGCTTAATTTTTGGGTTGGTATTGGGGGGTATTCTTGGCTCTTTTGTGACTGGGACTTTGATCGCCCCAGAGAAATTTATTGCTTTGTTTACGTTTGTAATCTTGTGGCTAGTTAGCAGTTTTCTCCGTTAG
- a CDS encoding HAD family hydrolase produces the protein MLRLITDFDGPIMDVSERYYRVYQLCLAQVQRPDQEIRELTKQEFWQMKRSRTPETQIGIISGLDADQAAEFAQNRRKTVHTLPYLVYDQPVPGALETLERVQQAGIDLVVMTMRRDRELDEAFSRCDIGRFFPLDRRYCLPNDYLKTGDTKDKPLLMAKAIAELPPASDVWMVGDTEADIIAAQTHGVKVMGALCGIRDRTQLEMYKPDLIVSNLAEAVDILLTVNC, from the coding sequence ATGCTAAGACTTATTACTGACTTCGATGGGCCGATTATGGATGTTTCGGAACGCTACTATCGAGTTTATCAGCTCTGTCTGGCACAGGTTCAGCGTCCAGACCAAGAAATCCGCGAGCTCACGAAACAGGAGTTTTGGCAAATGAAGCGATCGCGCACTCCCGAAACCCAAATCGGTATCATCTCAGGATTAGACGCAGATCAAGCGGCAGAATTTGCCCAGAATCGACGCAAAACAGTCCACACGCTCCCTTATTTAGTTTACGACCAACCCGTTCCGGGCGCTTTGGAAACCTTGGAAAGAGTGCAACAGGCAGGAATTGATTTAGTGGTAATGACAATGCGGCGCGATCGCGAACTCGACGAAGCCTTTAGCCGCTGTGACATAGGGCGATTTTTCCCCCTAGATCGGCGTTATTGTCTCCCCAACGATTATCTTAAAACTGGCGATACCAAAGACAAACCTCTGCTAATGGCGAAAGCCATAGCGGAACTTCCCCCTGCATCTGATGTGTGGATGGTAGGAGATACGGAAGCGGATATTATAGCAGCACAAACGCACGGTGTTAAGGTTATGGGAGCGCTTTGCGGGATTCGCGATCGCACCCAATTAGAAATGTACAAACCCGATTTAATTGTCAGCAATCTAGCCGAAGCCGTCGATATTCTGTTAACTGTTAACTGTTAA
- a CDS encoding diguanylate cyclase domain-containing protein, translating into MLQKLTLNNKNSLEFLLDKLLSLRRIEYLTLDRELKIRETSLKVQQFADFPGEVVPGNDVRAGFLELIGLEEILIEIIKQPQKHFEIQGIARNFKNSSYLYLDLYIFGYQEKDKDEKLIIFYEDVTDNMTAKQALVQVAHETSLLLSALATAHDYINKIFNSIADVLLVTTATGKIKIVNQAAQLLFGYSEVELIGQHITLITAEEKLLHQASQVLSSVDNNAANQVTVVCKTKTNLKLSVAFSCSISQTDIKGQRGSADFTQYFVYIGRDITDRERIKKRQAAHYAVTQILSESTSLDDATPKILQAICENLGWDIGELWTPADGKISSQVSDRAQVGHELIFSCLRPHSPLDATPCLQRVGVWWQRSLPVSNFMENSEAITLDPGKGLPGIVWVSGCTQWITDVVKDPNFLRSEFAAQVGLRSAFAFPIHTNGEVLAVMTFFTVEEQPPDRELLEMMTATGCQLGQFFKRKQAEEELRAAEASIRILYEQEKQQSEELNLKNFALEKTKQELEAANRELQRIASIDGLTQLANRRCFDETLEREWRRMARERSPLSLILCDIDFFKLYNDSYGHQGGDECLKEVAKIFYQNARRGGDLAARYGGEELALILPLTDAKGALKVAEIIRSDLQARAIPHAASNVSKYVTLSMGIATVVPTHESSFEALITAADRALYRAKAGGRDRVATSF; encoded by the coding sequence ATGCTTCAAAAACTGACTTTAAATAATAAAAATAGCCTGGAATTTCTCCTCGACAAACTCTTATCCTTGCGCCGGATTGAGTATTTGACCCTAGATCGGGAACTGAAGATTAGAGAAACATCATTAAAAGTACAACAATTTGCAGATTTTCCCGGTGAGGTAGTACCGGGAAATGATGTGCGTGCTGGCTTTTTAGAACTAATAGGATTGGAAGAAATCCTTATAGAGATTATTAAGCAACCGCAGAAACATTTCGAGATCCAAGGAATTGCAAGAAATTTTAAAAACAGTTCTTATTTATATCTAGATTTATATATTTTTGGATATCAAGAAAAAGACAAGGATGAAAAATTAATTATCTTTTATGAAGATGTCACGGACAACATGACAGCAAAGCAAGCATTAGTTCAGGTTGCCCACGAAACAAGTCTTTTACTGAGCGCTTTGGCTACTGCCCACGATTATATAAATAAAATATTTAACTCCATAGCAGATGTGTTGTTAGTAACAACAGCAACAGGAAAAATTAAAATAGTTAATCAAGCTGCTCAACTATTATTTGGATATAGCGAAGTCGAATTAATCGGACAGCATATTACGCTGATTACTGCTGAGGAGAAATTGTTGCACCAAGCCAGCCAAGTTCTGTCTTCAGTTGACAACAATGCGGCAAATCAAGTAACAGTAGTTTGCAAAACTAAAACGAATTTAAAGCTCTCAGTGGCTTTTTCCTGCTCTATAAGTCAGACAGATATAAAAGGTCAAAGAGGAAGTGCTGACTTCACCCAATATTTTGTCTATATCGGTCGGGATATCACCGATCGCGAACGCATAAAAAAGCGGCAAGCAGCACATTATGCTGTCACTCAGATTTTATCAGAATCTACTTCTTTAGATGACGCAACTCCCAAAATTTTACAAGCTATCTGTGAAAACTTAGGATGGGATATCGGCGAGCTCTGGACTCCAGCAGATGGCAAAATCAGCAGTCAAGTGAGCGATCGCGCTCAAGTGGGTCACGAACTCATATTTTCCTGTCTCCGTCCACATTCTCCTCTGGATGCGACTCCGTGTTTGCAAAGGGTAGGAGTTTGGTGGCAGCGATCGCTTCCGGTTTCTAATTTCATGGAAAATTCCGAGGCAATTACCTTAGATCCAGGTAAGGGTTTGCCAGGAATAGTTTGGGTAAGCGGTTGCACCCAATGGATTACTGATGTTGTTAAAGATCCTAACTTCCTGCGCTCAGAATTCGCCGCTCAAGTGGGATTACGCTCAGCGTTTGCTTTCCCAATTCATACTAACGGCGAAGTGCTGGCAGTAATGACTTTCTTTACTGTAGAAGAACAACCGCCGGATCGAGAATTGCTGGAAATGATGACTGCTACTGGTTGCCAGTTAGGGCAGTTTTTTAAGCGCAAGCAAGCGGAAGAAGAACTGCGCGCGGCGGAAGCTTCTATTCGCATTTTATACGAACAGGAGAAACAGCAAAGCGAAGAGCTAAATCTTAAAAATTTCGCCCTAGAAAAAACAAAGCAAGAGTTAGAAGCTGCTAACCGAGAATTGCAGCGTATTGCCTCTATAGACGGCCTAACTCAACTAGCAAACCGCCGCTGTTTTGACGAAACATTAGAGCGGGAATGGAGGCGGATGGCGAGAGAAAGATCGCCGTTGTCTTTGATTTTGTGCGATATAGATTTTTTCAAGCTTTATAACGATAGCTACGGCCACCAAGGCGGAGATGAATGTTTAAAAGAAGTGGCTAAAATCTTTTATCAAAATGCACGGCGTGGTGGGGATTTAGCCGCTCGCTACGGAGGAGAAGAATTAGCTTTGATTTTGCCACTTACTGATGCTAAAGGAGCGTTGAAAGTAGCAGAGATAATTCGGAGCGATTTGCAAGCTAGAGCAATTCCCCACGCTGCATCTAACGTCAGTAAATATGTCACTCTCAGTATGGGAATAGCTACTGTTGTACCTACCCATGAATCATCTTTTGAGGCATTAATTACTGCGGCAGATAGAGCTCTGTACCGTGCTAAAGCAGGTGGGCGCGATCGCGTTGCGACTAGCTTTTAA
- a CDS encoding 4-hydroxyphenylpyruvate dioxygenase family protein — MEFDRIHFYVKDAPTLRDLFVSQLGFQAIASAANNNTSTEVVSNGSICFILSSPLTAASPVATWLKLHPPGVVDIAFRVGNLESVMAQATTHGAKVLQPIQQKQDYLKFAKITGWGDLTHTLIEQKTPLTVGQLFTILEQSESANDQALPFTTLVNYRSPITDRQLPITNYQLPITDRQLPITNYQSPITNSKALFTSIDHAVLNVETGDLELAVKWYQNTLGFQPQQNFEIQTKKSALRSRVMIHSSGSVQLPINEPASANSQIQEFLDANRGAGIQHIALQTNNILQVVTELRSRGLPFLPVPSTYYSELRRQSENYLSSAEWEAIEVCQVLVDWQKNISEAMLLQIFTQPIFEQPTLFFELIERRKAWVKGQQIQAQGFGEGNFQALFEAIEREQIKRGSLRKEDI, encoded by the coding sequence ATGGAGTTCGATCGCATTCACTTTTACGTTAAAGATGCACCCACCTTGCGCGATTTGTTTGTTAGCCAGCTAGGTTTTCAAGCAATAGCAAGTGCTGCTAATAACAACACTTCTACCGAAGTTGTCAGCAACGGTAGTATCTGTTTTATCTTATCTTCGCCTCTGACAGCAGCTAGCCCTGTCGCTACTTGGCTGAAACTGCATCCTCCCGGCGTTGTAGATATCGCTTTTCGAGTTGGTAATCTTGAATCTGTCATGGCACAAGCTACTACTCATGGCGCTAAAGTTTTGCAACCAATCCAGCAAAAACAAGACTATTTAAAGTTTGCTAAAATTACTGGTTGGGGAGATTTAACCCATACTTTAATAGAGCAAAAAACACCTTTAACAGTCGGTCAGCTTTTCACTATCTTAGAGCAATCTGAGTCTGCAAATGACCAGGCGCTCCCTTTCACAACTTTGGTTAATTACCGATCGCCAATTACCGATCGCCAATTACCAATTACCAATTACCAATTACCAATTACCGATCGCCAATTACCAATTACCAATTACCAATCACCAATTACCAATAGTAAAGCACTGTTTACCAGCATAGATCATGCAGTGCTGAACGTTGAAACTGGAGATTTAGAACTAGCAGTAAAGTGGTATCAAAATACTTTAGGTTTTCAGCCACAGCAAAACTTTGAAATTCAAACTAAAAAGTCAGCTTTACGCAGCAGAGTCATGATTCATTCTAGTGGTAGCGTGCAATTACCAATTAATGAACCAGCATCAGCTAATTCCCAAATTCAAGAATTTTTGGATGCCAATCGGGGGGCTGGAATTCAGCACATAGCTTTGCAAACTAATAATATTTTACAGGTGGTTACTGAATTGCGATCGCGTGGCTTACCTTTTTTACCAGTTCCATCAACCTATTACAGCGAATTGCGGCGGCAGTCGGAAAACTATCTTTCTAGTGCTGAATGGGAGGCAATAGAAGTGTGTCAAGTTTTAGTAGATTGGCAGAAAAACATTTCAGAAGCGATGTTACTGCAAATTTTTACTCAGCCAATATTTGAGCAACCGACTTTATTTTTTGAGTTAATTGAACGCCGAAAAGCGTGGGTTAAGGGTCAACAAATCCAGGCTCAAGGTTTTGGAGAAGGGAATTTTCAAGCTTTATTTGAAGCAATCGAACGAGAGCAAATTAAACGAGGAAGTCTGAGGAAAGAAGACATTTAA
- a CDS encoding SDR family oxidoreductase yields the protein MQEKVVVVVGATGGIGSAVAHKLAKSGASLAIAARDTSRLDALANELPTEVLSVPCDITDPQQVEVLMQKTLSRFGQIDALVNVAGAGILKQWNKLEPADLDAMLDLNLKGSFYTSQAAANAIIFALSADPQAVPMEINIQPESHLFF from the coding sequence ATGCAGGAAAAAGTTGTGGTTGTGGTGGGTGCGACTGGTGGTATCGGTTCAGCAGTAGCGCACAAGCTGGCAAAATCTGGCGCTAGTTTAGCGATCGCCGCCAGAGACACCAGTAGGTTAGACGCGCTAGCTAACGAATTACCGACAGAGGTTTTATCTGTGCCTTGTGACATCACCGATCCGCAACAAGTCGAGGTATTAATGCAGAAAACACTTAGTCGCTTCGGTCAAATTGATGCCTTAGTCAATGTCGCAGGTGCAGGTATTCTCAAACAATGGAACAAGTTAGAACCCGCTGATTTAGATGCAATGCTTGACTTGAATTTAAAAGGTAGTTTCTATACTTCTCAAGCCGCTGCTAATGCAATTATATTTGCTCTTTCCGCTGACCCGCAAGCAGTGCCGATGGAGATTAATATTCAGCCGGAAAGTCACTTATTTTTCTAA